The Nitrospirales bacterium genome includes a window with the following:
- a CDS encoding ferredoxin--nitrite reductase codes for MNKIEVLKTEKDGLDILDDIERFAREGWEAIAEENIQRLKWYGLFLRNPTPGFFMMRVRIPGGRATSAQVRTLAEIARTFGNGVIDLTTRQQIQLRHLTIEHVPEVFKRMHEVGLCSVQTGMDNVRNIMACPVAGLAPSELIDTIPLVHALNEEIVGNRAYSNLPRKFNMAMTGCLENCLHLESQDLALVPATRNPNGEEPGFNVWVGGKLGSGGYRIASPLDMFVTSSEVVKVTCAILSVYRDYGFRDSRNTARLAFLIDEWGEERFRTEVEYRLGRPYARAGFDARKKHVNDHMGIYRQKSSGLNYVGLKIPVGRMMADDMNKMGELAETYGTGELRVAHSQAILIPNVKDARIGDLTEEPILRKFVYNPSPIQKGLVSCVGSDYCNLAVIETKSRAVETAKILEDKLGTKFGTDLKPITMHWSGCPASCGNHLLADVGLIGKKVKIKGEIIEAVDVYVGGRSGPDAKPSTKFLEDVPCDILPDVLSGIVPYHARHKMHHSKARNRKVSQESSRSITRPNTLSSEKCRYSGLPV; via the coding sequence ATGAATAAAATTGAAGTACTCAAGACAGAAAAAGATGGTTTGGATATTTTGGATGATATTGAGCGATTCGCAAGAGAAGGGTGGGAGGCGATCGCCGAAGAGAATATTCAACGGCTGAAGTGGTATGGCCTATTCCTCAGGAATCCCACTCCCGGATTTTTTATGATGAGAGTCCGAATCCCTGGTGGGAGGGCCACTTCGGCACAGGTGAGAACATTGGCCGAAATTGCACGGACGTTCGGAAACGGTGTGATCGATCTCACGACGCGTCAGCAGATTCAATTGCGACATTTGACGATTGAGCATGTTCCAGAGGTGTTTAAGCGAATGCATGAGGTTGGCCTGTGTAGCGTGCAGACCGGTATGGACAACGTGAGGAATATCATGGCATGCCCGGTGGCGGGTCTGGCACCGTCAGAACTCATCGATACCATTCCACTTGTTCATGCTTTGAACGAAGAAATCGTGGGCAATCGAGCCTATTCCAATCTTCCCAGAAAATTTAATATGGCGATGACAGGGTGTCTCGAGAATTGTCTTCATCTGGAATCCCAGGACCTGGCCTTGGTGCCGGCAACGCGGAATCCAAATGGTGAAGAGCCTGGATTTAATGTGTGGGTTGGTGGAAAGCTAGGGTCTGGAGGATATCGTATTGCGTCACCATTGGACATGTTTGTGACTTCATCAGAGGTCGTCAAGGTGACCTGCGCTATCCTGAGTGTCTATCGGGATTATGGGTTTCGAGATTCACGCAATACGGCGCGATTGGCGTTTCTTATCGATGAATGGGGAGAAGAACGATTTCGAACGGAAGTAGAATATCGTTTGGGGCGACCATATGCGCGGGCCGGGTTCGATGCGCGAAAGAAACATGTGAATGATCATATGGGGATCTATCGACAGAAATCTTCCGGGCTGAATTATGTCGGCTTAAAAATCCCTGTGGGCCGTATGATGGCCGATGATATGAACAAGATGGGCGAACTCGCGGAAACGTACGGCACAGGAGAGTTGCGGGTTGCGCATAGTCAGGCGATCCTGATTCCTAACGTGAAGGATGCACGCATCGGGGATTTGACCGAAGAGCCGATTCTACGAAAATTTGTGTATAATCCATCGCCGATTCAAAAAGGACTGGTGAGCTGCGTGGGAAGCGATTACTGCAATCTAGCCGTTATCGAAACGAAAAGCCGAGCTGTTGAAACCGCCAAGATACTCGAAGACAAACTCGGAACCAAATTCGGAACAGACCTCAAGCCGATTACGATGCATTGGTCCGGGTGTCCGGCTAGCTGTGGAAATCATCTGCTGGCGGACGTCGGGCTGATTGGCAAAAAAGTGAAAATAAAGGGGGAGATTATCGAAGCTGTGGACGTGTATGTCGGAGGACGTTCCGGCCCTGATGCCAAACCCTCGACCAAGTTCTTGGAAGATGTTCCCTGCGATATTCTTCCGGATGTCTTGAGCGGTATAGTGCCGTATCACGCCAGACACAAAATGCATCACAGCAAAGCTCGAAATCGAAAAGTGAGTCAAGAGTCCAGTCGGTCGATCACTCGACCCAATACGTTGTCTTCCGAAAAATGCCGATATTCGGGGTTGCCTGTCTAA
- a CDS encoding class I SAM-dependent methyltransferase, translated as MLQTPNLEKPLDEEMPDVETSTDAYAQRFSGEVGKWLLSVQEETTLDLLKSRGFLRILDVGGGHGQLIRGFLDQGHHVTILGSAACCCARVQAFVDDQRCHFLHGNLLELPFSDREFDVVTSYRLLSHMQNWTKFVEEICRVAKHAVLVDYADTHSFNCLTPWLFSIKKKIEGNTRHYHCFKKEELMQAFESHGFTLQNRCPEFFLPMAIHRVLKFPTLSRVLEKGFRTLGLTDSWGSPVIMKLIRDEV; from the coding sequence ATGCTTCAAACTCCCAACCTGGAAAAACCCCTAGACGAAGAGATGCCGGATGTCGAAACATCCACTGATGCCTATGCTCAGCGTTTTTCTGGCGAGGTGGGAAAATGGTTATTGAGTGTGCAGGAAGAGACCACTCTCGATTTGCTCAAAAGTCGGGGTTTTCTGAGGATTTTGGATGTTGGTGGCGGCCACGGGCAATTGATTCGCGGGTTTTTGGATCAAGGACATCATGTGACGATTCTGGGAAGCGCTGCGTGTTGTTGTGCCAGAGTTCAGGCGTTCGTCGATGATCAACGATGTCATTTTCTTCATGGCAATCTGCTGGAATTACCGTTTTCTGATCGAGAGTTTGATGTGGTGACGAGCTACCGGTTGCTGTCACATATGCAAAATTGGACGAAGTTTGTCGAAGAAATTTGTCGAGTGGCAAAACATGCTGTTTTGGTCGACTATGCAGACACGCACAGTTTTAACTGTCTTACTCCCTGGTTATTTAGCATAAAAAAGAAAATAGAAGGCAATACGCGCCATTACCACTGTTTCAAAAAAGAAGAATTGATGCAGGCGTTTGAATCACACGGTTTTACCCTGCAGAATCGTTGCCCAGAGTTTTTTCTTCCCATGGCCATCCATCGAGTTCTTAAGTTCCCGACATTATCTCGTGTTCTCGAGAAAGGATTTCGAACGTTGGGGTTAACGGATTCCTGGGGGTCCCCCGTGATTATGAAACTAATTCGAGATGAGGTGTGA
- a CDS encoding TIGR03545 family protein has protein sequence MKFFKFGLGALLIIIGVFVVFWVFVVDRLIENVIEEKGTEMVGALVEVEHADLTLFPSGLTLARLQVTNPENPMSNALDVSRIAMTMDILPLLWRQVIVEEMSVEGVRFGTERQHSGAVPGLKPSKDSSQQSLMTLPAFDVPDIQQILEHENLETVKLIDALKVDVAREREQWNERLKELPGKAQFKEYKQRVKQLKKEAKGGIDGLLGGVEDIQALKKDIERDITEVKEAQRELKETIASLKSRFEQIKTAPQRDVQRLKEKYHLSPQGLSNLSQALFGETFGSWVRQGAAWYERFIPYLEQGDSKAVEESSSGEEDVDFLIRVAKVSAMIEAGEFSGSVHNITPNQAVFGQPLTFTFQGEALKGIESLRLDGRLDHRQPNQSSDQFEFQTKGFKLHNMALSEHDSWPVSLVSGMADVNVNVQLQGHALTAKGSGNLSQLDFSAGSQGDSNPLTTSMSQAVSAITHLKMNAEVTGTVDDYDIELHSDVDGILRDAAGKMINNVTREFSQKLQSAITEQTAKPIENLKKTLGGFGEIGGELTDRLAQNDALLKDLLSQGVGKKILPKKLLPDGLNLPF, from the coding sequence ATGAAATTTTTCAAATTCGGGCTCGGAGCGCTCTTGATCATTATCGGTGTTTTCGTGGTGTTCTGGGTCTTCGTCGTTGATCGCCTCATCGAGAACGTGATTGAAGAGAAAGGAACAGAAATGGTCGGGGCGCTGGTTGAAGTCGAACACGCTGACTTGACTCTGTTTCCTTCGGGATTGACTCTGGCGCGTCTGCAGGTCACCAATCCGGAAAACCCCATGTCCAATGCCCTGGACGTCTCCCGCATCGCCATGACGATGGACATTTTGCCTTTATTGTGGCGTCAGGTCATTGTTGAAGAGATGTCAGTTGAAGGGGTTCGATTCGGGACAGAACGACAGCACTCCGGGGCGGTTCCCGGTCTGAAGCCTTCTAAGGATTCAAGCCAACAGTCTTTGATGACGTTGCCAGCTTTTGACGTTCCTGACATTCAGCAAATTTTAGAACATGAAAACTTGGAGACGGTAAAGCTGATTGACGCGCTCAAAGTCGATGTTGCGCGGGAACGCGAACAATGGAACGAACGATTGAAGGAGTTGCCGGGAAAAGCTCAGTTCAAGGAATATAAGCAACGTGTAAAGCAGCTCAAAAAGGAGGCTAAAGGCGGGATCGACGGTCTTCTTGGCGGTGTTGAGGATATCCAAGCCCTGAAAAAAGACATTGAACGCGACATTACAGAAGTGAAGGAAGCGCAAAGAGAATTGAAAGAAACGATTGCTTCATTGAAATCCCGTTTTGAGCAGATCAAGACGGCTCCACAGCGTGATGTGCAACGGCTCAAAGAAAAATATCATCTCTCGCCGCAGGGTTTGTCGAACCTCAGTCAAGCACTCTTTGGCGAGACATTCGGCTCTTGGGTTCGGCAAGGGGCGGCTTGGTACGAGCGATTCATCCCGTATCTCGAACAGGGAGACTCCAAGGCTGTCGAGGAATCATCTTCCGGTGAAGAAGATGTGGATTTCCTGATTCGTGTAGCCAAAGTCTCCGCCATGATCGAGGCTGGAGAATTTTCCGGGAGCGTTCACAATATTACCCCCAATCAGGCCGTGTTTGGACAACCCTTAACCTTTACGTTTCAAGGAGAGGCCCTCAAGGGTATCGAGAGTCTCCGTCTGGATGGTCGTCTTGATCACCGCCAGCCGAATCAATCGTCTGATCAATTTGAATTTCAGACGAAAGGGTTCAAGTTGCACAATATGGCCTTGTCGGAACATGACTCATGGCCAGTCTCACTGGTCAGTGGCATGGCTGATGTGAATGTGAATGTTCAACTGCAAGGGCACGCGCTTACGGCAAAGGGTTCGGGGAATCTGAGTCAATTGGACTTTTCAGCCGGCTCGCAAGGCGATTCTAATCCATTGACCACATCGATGAGCCAGGCCGTTTCCGCCATCACGCATCTCAAGATGAATGCAGAGGTGACGGGGACCGTTGATGACTACGATATCGAGCTCCATTCAGATGTCGATGGTATTCTCCGGGACGCGGCGGGAAAGATGATCAACAACGTGACAAGAGAATTTAGTCAGAAACTTCAGTCGGCCATCACAGAGCAAACCGCTAAACCCATTGAAAATCTGAAAAAAACACTCGGAGGGTTCGGGGAGATTGGTGGAGAATTAACCGATCGATTGGCGCAGAATGATGCGTTGCTTAAAGACCTGTTGTCACAAGGTGTGGGTAAGAAAATCCTGCCGAAAAAATTACTGCCGGACGGTTTGAACTTACCATTTTGA
- a CDS encoding formate/nitrite transporter family protein gives MFKSDIERIMQLARQKVEYLDRSPLGYVVLSILAGVYLGFGITLIFSVGSPFAAEGAAGVKLIMGASFGVALTLVLFAGSELFTGNNMICAVGGLSKAISWTNVGWIFFWSYIGNAIGSLGIAWLVVQSGVLGNGAKIDLLMTVASMKMSLSGWDLFVRGVLCNWLVCLAVWMALRTKSEAARIMLIFWCLFAFVGSGFEHSIANQSLLGMALLLPHGQDISMFGFLWNQVFVGAGNLVGGAVFVGASYWLTSPVRVEASSRERSLAPPIMQGVESDGIRG, from the coding sequence ATGTTCAAGTCTGATATCGAAAGAATCATGCAACTCGCCAGACAGAAGGTTGAATATCTAGATCGTTCCCCTCTTGGATATGTTGTGCTTTCGATCCTGGCAGGAGTCTACCTGGGGTTTGGGATTACATTGATCTTCAGCGTCGGGTCGCCTTTTGCCGCAGAAGGAGCTGCGGGCGTGAAGCTCATCATGGGCGCGTCTTTTGGTGTGGCGTTGACGCTCGTCCTGTTTGCAGGCTCCGAATTGTTCACGGGCAATAATATGATCTGTGCAGTCGGTGGACTATCGAAAGCTATTTCCTGGACGAATGTCGGATGGATATTTTTCTGGTCATATATCGGTAATGCGATCGGTTCGTTAGGCATTGCCTGGCTAGTCGTTCAATCCGGCGTCTTGGGCAATGGCGCGAAAATTGATCTCCTGATGACTGTCGCGTCTATGAAAATGTCGCTATCGGGATGGGATTTGTTCGTTCGAGGAGTTTTGTGCAATTGGCTTGTCTGTTTAGCGGTATGGATGGCTCTACGTACCAAGAGCGAAGCAGCCAGAATTATGCTGATTTTCTGGTGCTTGTTTGCTTTCGTTGGCAGCGGCTTTGAACACAGCATCGCCAATCAATCGCTGCTGGGGATGGCCTTGTTGCTCCCTCATGGTCAGGATATCTCGATGTTCGGATTTCTTTGGAATCAGGTGTTTGTCGGGGCTGGAAATCTTGTGGGTGGAGCGGTATTCGTTGGGGCCTCGTATTGGCTCACAAGTCCAGTTCGAGTTGAGGCGTCTTCTCGTGAGAGGTCGTTAGCTCCCCCAATCATGCAGGGAGTAGAGTCTGACGGTATTCGAGGGTAA
- a CDS encoding sigma 54-interacting transcriptional regulator, whose product MSIKPIVQPNLDDLVKKLVSVLTKEASPERRIHDALRLLNDVQKGGVQNTQNDDEQKPHHRLSSFSNTLIGNSSAMRAVYDAIERVANSEATVLIRGESGTGKELVAKGIHLSSTRNEGPFIPVHCAAVPESLIESTLFGYERGAFTGAIQTRKGKLEQASGGTLFLDEVGDIPLETQVKLLRVIQEREYERVGGTTNLRTDVRIVAATHRDLEAMVTTGDFREDLYYRLNVVPLVLPPLRERKEDISSLVECFLARFSRENRRRIQIDPEIMSVLARYHWPGNIRELQNCIERLVVLASSATVTLSTVPDALKDYIDHIREVTTVHSKRPGLQSEKSLPHDVQNLERDRLVQVLTDVGWVKTKAARVLGLTPRQVGYKMKKYGIRASRITS is encoded by the coding sequence ATGAGCATTAAGCCGATTGTTCAGCCAAATCTTGACGACTTGGTGAAAAAACTGGTGTCTGTCTTAACAAAGGAGGCCAGTCCTGAGCGCCGCATACATGATGCGTTACGATTGCTGAACGACGTGCAGAAAGGTGGTGTCCAAAATACTCAAAATGATGATGAGCAAAAGCCGCATCATCGGCTCAGTTCTTTCTCGAACACACTTATTGGAAACAGTTCGGCCATGCGGGCTGTGTATGATGCGATTGAGCGGGTGGCCAATAGCGAGGCCACGGTTCTGATTCGCGGGGAAAGCGGGACTGGAAAAGAATTAGTGGCGAAAGGGATTCATCTGTCGAGCACGAGAAATGAGGGTCCTTTTATTCCTGTTCATTGTGCAGCCGTACCGGAGTCGCTCATTGAATCAACCTTGTTTGGGTATGAACGCGGGGCCTTTACCGGGGCAATCCAGACGAGAAAGGGAAAGCTTGAGCAGGCTTCAGGAGGCACACTCTTTCTTGATGAAGTCGGAGATATCCCGCTTGAGACACAGGTGAAACTGCTTCGGGTCATACAAGAACGGGAATACGAACGAGTCGGCGGGACGACCAATTTGCGTACTGATGTCCGAATCGTGGCTGCCACCCACCGAGATTTAGAGGCAATGGTCACAACAGGAGACTTTCGAGAAGATCTCTATTATCGTCTGAACGTCGTTCCGTTAGTCTTGCCACCACTACGTGAACGCAAAGAGGATATTTCATCGTTGGTGGAGTGTTTTCTCGCCCGTTTCAGTCGAGAGAATCGTCGACGTATTCAGATTGATCCTGAGATTATGTCGGTGCTTGCGCGATATCATTGGCCGGGGAACATACGAGAATTGCAAAACTGTATCGAGCGATTGGTCGTCTTAGCCAGTTCGGCAACGGTGACGCTTTCGACTGTCCCTGATGCTTTGAAGGATTATATTGACCATATTCGAGAAGTGACCACGGTTCATAGCAAGAGACCAGGTCTGCAATCGGAGAAATCATTGCCCCATGATGTCCAAAATCTCGAGCGTGACCGGTTAGTTCAAGTCTTAACCGACGTTGGTTGGGTGAAGACCAAAGCTGCAAGAGTCTTAGGGTTGACGCCTAGGCAAGTGGGCTACAAGATGAAGAAGTATGGAATACGAGCTTCTCGAATTACCTCCTAG